Proteins from one Ricinus communis isolate WT05 ecotype wild-type chromosome 9, ASM1957865v1, whole genome shotgun sequence genomic window:
- the LOC8262607 gene encoding coniferyl alcohol acyltransferase has protein sequence MGTEGAEQNGVFRVTIKKKEVVAAVLPMQEHWLSLSNLDLLLPPVDVGVFFCYRKPLIGDQSFGSMVTVLKKAMAQVLVSYYAFSGEIVGNSIGEPEIICNNRGVDFIEASADTELEQLNLYNPDQSIEGKLVPKKKNGVLAVQATELKCGGVVVGCTFDHRIADAYSANMFLVSWAETARSKAISMVPSFRRSLLHPRRLACLDPFLDNMYVPISKLQPTKEADHLISRIYYVKSDQLNQLQKLASSTDCKRTKLESFSAFLWQLIAKSTKRGQASGKAWVSKMGIVVDGRRRLNIDPLTTQMDAYFGNVLSIPYGGKRVDELTENSLSWVANEVHDFLESAVTKEHFLGLIDWVEAHRPEPGLAKIYSSGSDDGPAFVVSSGQRFPISKVDFGWGVPIFGSYHFPWGGSAGYVMPMPSPIGNGDWIVYMHLLKEQVELIEIEAAHFFRPVTCDYLNLVTT, from the exons ATGGGCACCGAAGGAGCAGAACAGAATGGCGTTTTCAGGGTCACGATTAAGAAGAAGGAGGTGGTGGCAGCAGTGCTACCAATGCAAGAACATTGGTTGTCACTCTCCAACCTAGACCTGCTTCTCCCTCCAGTAGACGTGGGTGTATTCTTTTGCTACAGAAAACCATTAATTGGAGATCAGAGTTTTGGGTCCATGGTGACTGTTCTAAAGAAAGCCATGGCTCAAGTTCTGGTGTCTTACTATGCCTTTTCCGGTGAGATTGTGGGAAACTCTATTGGAGAGCCAGAAATAATCTGCAACAACCGTGGGGTCGATTTTATTGAAGCTTCTGCAGATACTGAGCTTGAACAACTCAACTTGTATAACCCCGACCAGAGCATTGAAGGCAAACTCGTTCCCAAGAAGAAGAATGGTGTACTTGCTGTTCAG GCAACTGAACTCAAATGCGGGGGTGTAGTGGTGGGATGCACGTTTGATCATCGCATAGCAGACGCCTATTCAGCCAATATGTTTCTTGTGTCGTGGGCAGAAACAGCTCGTTCCAAGGCTATATCGATGGTTCCATCTTTTAGGAGATCTCTGCTACACCCTAGACGTCTTGCTTGCCTCGACCCTTTCCTAGACAACATGTACGTCCCCATCTCCAAATTGCAACCTACAAAAGAGGCTGATCATCTTATAAGTCGGATATATTATGTTAAGTCCGATCAACTTAATCAGCTACAGAAACTTGCTAGCTCCACTGATTGCAAGAGGACCAAGCTTGAATCTTTTAGTGCCTTCTTGTGGCAACTAATTGCCAAATCTACTAAAAGAGGCCAGGCCTCTGGAAAGGCATGGGTATCCAAAATGGGTATTGTTGTGGATGGAAGAAGAAGGTTAAATATTGATCCATTAACAACACAAATGGATGCTTACTTTGGGAATGTGCTGTCCATTCCTTATGGAGGCAAAAGAGTGGATGAACTAACTGAAAATTCACTGAGTTGGGTAGCAAATGAGGTTCATGATTTCCTGGAAAGTGCTGTGACAAAAGAGCATTTCTTGGGGCTGATTGATTGGGTCGAGGCACATAGGCCAGAGCCAGGCCTGGCTAAAATCTATAGTAGCGGTAGTGATGATGGACCGGCTTTTGTAGTCTCCTCAGGGCAAAGATTTCCGATTTCAAAGGTGGATTTCGGGTGGGGTGTGCCTATTTTTGGGTCGTATCATTTTCCATGGGGTGGCAGCGCTGGTTATGTCATGCCGATGCCCAGTCCAATTGGAAATGGTGATTGGATAGTGTACATGCACCTATTAAAAGAACAGGTGGAATTAATAGAGATTGAGGCAGCCCATTTCTTTAGGCCCGTTACATGCGATTACCTTAACCTCGTTACAACAtga
- the LOC8262605 gene encoding DEAD-box ATP-dependent RNA helicase 50 isoform X2 has translation MLGIGGITAPHPHPLISLSLRSQTHRCVLLNFGFKSSKWVFAAHSWTHDDDGNDDSDQDNTSVIPLTAASPTPSTMGAFGKLKAQKLKVLMRRAESMKQKVTKNVHVPPRADPHFHDSVISDTNSNSTASVTQGSAETIVTRAGKDIKSFSSSVKHDKHQMSDHVFRRSGAEGSAPATSSYFSGWANVGLTTKSIHRQHKFSAENDFFSRKSFRDLGCSEFMIESLKGQGFLRPSPIQAMSFTPVIEGKSCVIADQSGSGKTLAYLVPIIQRLRLEELQGLGESFPQSPQILIMVPTAELASQVLYNCRSMSKFGVPFRSMAVTGGFSQRTQLENLEQGVNVLIATPGRFMFLVKEGFLKLSNLKCAVLDEVDVLFNDEEFEVALKSLMNASPVRSQYLFVTATLPVGVYNKLIEIFPDCGVVMGPGMHRTSARLEEVLVDCSGEIGADRTPETAFLNKKSALLQVVEQRPVLKSIVFCNKIETCRKVENVLKRFDRKGTRIRVLPFHSAMAQESRLANMKEFTKPHSGKYSLFLVCTDRASRGIDFVGVDHVILFDFPRDPSEYVRRVGRTARGANGKGKAFIFVVGKQVSLAQKIMERNQKGHPLHDVPSAYELMS, from the exons ATGTTGGGAATCGGTGGTATCACTGCTCCTCATCCTCATCCTCTTATAAGCCTAAGCCTGAGGTCTCAAACCCACCGATGTGTCCTCTTGAATTTTGGTTTCAAAAGTAGTAAATGGGTTTTTGCTGCCCATAGCTGGACTCACGACGACGACGGAAACGACGATTCCGACCAGGATAACACTTCAG TTATTCCACTTACTGCCGCTTCTCCAACCCCATCTACTATGGGAGCATTTGGGAAACTGAAAGCACAAAAGCTAAAAGTGCTCATGAGAAGAGCTGAATCCATGAAACAAAAGGTCACAAAAAATGTGCATGTACCGCCCAGAGCTGATCCACATTTTCACGACTCTGTCATCTCAGATACCAACTCAAATTCAACAGCTTCTGTAACTCAAGGTTCTGCAGAGACAATAGTAACCAGGGCAGGAAAGGACATTAAGAGCTTCAGTTCCAGTGTTAAACATGACAAACATCAGATGTCAGATCATGTTTTCAGAAGATCTGGAGCAGAAGGTTCAGCTCCTGCCACTTCTTCTTACTTCAGCGGGTGGGCTAATGTAGGTCTCACTACAAAGTCAATACATCGACAACATAAATTTTCTGCTGAGAATGACTTCTTTAGTAGAAAATCCTTTAGGGATTTGGGTTGCAGTGAATTTATGATTGAATCTTTAAAGGGGCAGGGTTTCCTACGCCCTTCGCCGATCCAG GCCATGTCATTTACACCTGTAATTGAGGGGAAGAGCTGTGTCATAGCAGATCAAAGTGGATCAGGAAAGACATTAGCATATCTTGTTCCTATAATACAGCGGTTAAGGCTGGAAGAACTCCAAGGACTTGGTGAATCCTTTCCACAAAGTCCTCAAATACTTATAATGGTGCCCACTGCTGAGCTGGCTTCTCAG GTTTTGTACAATTGCCGATCAATGTCAAAATTTGGGGTGCCATTTCGGTCTATGGCCGTGACCGGGGGATTTTCCCAGAGAACTCAGCTGGAAAATCTAGAACAAGGTGTTAATGTTCTAATTGCAACACCTGGTCGTTTCATGTTCCTAGTTAAAGAAGGATTCTTGAAGTTATCAAATCTGAAATG TGCTGTGTTGGATGAGGTAGATGTACTTTTTAATGATGAAGAGTTTGAGGTTGCACTGAAAAGCTTAATGAATGCTTCACCAGTTCGCTCACAATATCTATTCGTAACTGCAACTTTACCAGTAGGTGTATACAACAAGCTTATTGAGATCTTTCCTGATTGTGGAGTGGTCATGGGACCTGGTATGCATCGTACAAGTGCAAGGCTTGAAGAG GTTCTTGTAGACTGCAGTGGAGAAATTGGAGCAGATAGGACTCCAGAAACGGCATTTCTCAATAAGAAATCTGCTCTTCTGCAGGTAGTAGAGCAAAGACCTGTTTTGAAGTCGATTGTTTTTTGTAATAAG ATCGAGACATGCAGAAAAGTAGAGAATGTATTAAAACGTTTTGATAGAAAAGGAACACGTATTCGAGTTCTTCCATTCCATTCTGCCATGGCACAAGAATCACGGCTTGCAAACATGAAGGAGTTCACAAAACCTCATTCTGGAAAGTACTCACTATTTTTGGTTTGCACTGATAG AGCATCACGTGGAATTGATTTTGTTGGTGTGGATCATGTTATACTCTTTGACTTTCCACGTGATCCAAGTGAATATGTGCGGCGTGTAGGAAGAACTGCCAGAGGTGCGAATGGGAAGGGCAAGGCATTTATCTTTGTGGTTGGAAAACAAGTTTCCCTTGCACAAAAGATAATGGAGAGAAATCAAAAAGGTCACCCACTGCATGATGTGCCATCGGCATATGAGCTTATGAGTTAA
- the LOC8262605 gene encoding DEAD-box ATP-dependent RNA helicase 50 isoform X1: protein MLGIGGITAPHPHPLISLSLRSQTHRCVLLNFGFKSSKWVFAAHSWTHDDDGNDDSDQDNTSVIPLTAASPTPSTMGAFGKLKAQKLKVLMRRAESMKQKVTKNVHVPPRADPHFHDSVISDTNSNSTASVTQGSAETIVTRAGKDIKSFSSSVKHDKHQMSDHVFRRSGAEGSAPATSSYFSGWANVGLTTKSIHRQHKFSAENDFFSRKSFRDLGCSEFMIESLKGQGFLRPSPIQAMSFTPVIEGKSCVIADQSGSGKTLAYLVPIIQRLRLEELQGLGESFPQSPQILIMVPTAELASQVLYNCRSMSKFGVPFRSMAVTGGFSQRTQLENLEQGVNVLIATPGRFMFLVKEGFLKLSNLKCAVLDEVDVLFNDEEFEVALKSLMNASPVRSQYLFVTATLPVGVYNKLIEIFPDCGVVMGPGMHRTSARLEEVLVDCSGEIGADRTPETAFLNKKSALLQVVEQRPVLKSIVFCNKVSRAPCEWYLNTFNLLVGTITHHILPPKQIETCRKVENVLKRFDRKGTRIRVLPFHSAMAQESRLANMKEFTKPHSGKYSLFLVCTDRASRGIDFVGVDHVILFDFPRDPSEYVRRVGRTARGANGKGKAFIFVVGKQVSLAQKIMERNQKGHPLHDVPSAYELMS from the exons ATGTTGGGAATCGGTGGTATCACTGCTCCTCATCCTCATCCTCTTATAAGCCTAAGCCTGAGGTCTCAAACCCACCGATGTGTCCTCTTGAATTTTGGTTTCAAAAGTAGTAAATGGGTTTTTGCTGCCCATAGCTGGACTCACGACGACGACGGAAACGACGATTCCGACCAGGATAACACTTCAG TTATTCCACTTACTGCCGCTTCTCCAACCCCATCTACTATGGGAGCATTTGGGAAACTGAAAGCACAAAAGCTAAAAGTGCTCATGAGAAGAGCTGAATCCATGAAACAAAAGGTCACAAAAAATGTGCATGTACCGCCCAGAGCTGATCCACATTTTCACGACTCTGTCATCTCAGATACCAACTCAAATTCAACAGCTTCTGTAACTCAAGGTTCTGCAGAGACAATAGTAACCAGGGCAGGAAAGGACATTAAGAGCTTCAGTTCCAGTGTTAAACATGACAAACATCAGATGTCAGATCATGTTTTCAGAAGATCTGGAGCAGAAGGTTCAGCTCCTGCCACTTCTTCTTACTTCAGCGGGTGGGCTAATGTAGGTCTCACTACAAAGTCAATACATCGACAACATAAATTTTCTGCTGAGAATGACTTCTTTAGTAGAAAATCCTTTAGGGATTTGGGTTGCAGTGAATTTATGATTGAATCTTTAAAGGGGCAGGGTTTCCTACGCCCTTCGCCGATCCAG GCCATGTCATTTACACCTGTAATTGAGGGGAAGAGCTGTGTCATAGCAGATCAAAGTGGATCAGGAAAGACATTAGCATATCTTGTTCCTATAATACAGCGGTTAAGGCTGGAAGAACTCCAAGGACTTGGTGAATCCTTTCCACAAAGTCCTCAAATACTTATAATGGTGCCCACTGCTGAGCTGGCTTCTCAG GTTTTGTACAATTGCCGATCAATGTCAAAATTTGGGGTGCCATTTCGGTCTATGGCCGTGACCGGGGGATTTTCCCAGAGAACTCAGCTGGAAAATCTAGAACAAGGTGTTAATGTTCTAATTGCAACACCTGGTCGTTTCATGTTCCTAGTTAAAGAAGGATTCTTGAAGTTATCAAATCTGAAATG TGCTGTGTTGGATGAGGTAGATGTACTTTTTAATGATGAAGAGTTTGAGGTTGCACTGAAAAGCTTAATGAATGCTTCACCAGTTCGCTCACAATATCTATTCGTAACTGCAACTTTACCAGTAGGTGTATACAACAAGCTTATTGAGATCTTTCCTGATTGTGGAGTGGTCATGGGACCTGGTATGCATCGTACAAGTGCAAGGCTTGAAGAG GTTCTTGTAGACTGCAGTGGAGAAATTGGAGCAGATAGGACTCCAGAAACGGCATTTCTCAATAAGAAATCTGCTCTTCTGCAGGTAGTAGAGCAAAGACCTGTTTTGAAGTCGATTGTTTTTTGTAATAAGGTAAGTAGAGCACCATGTGAATGGTacttaaatacttttaatttacttGTTGGAACTATTACACATCACATTTTGCCTCCTAAACAGATCGAGACATGCAGAAAAGTAGAGAATGTATTAAAACGTTTTGATAGAAAAGGAACACGTATTCGAGTTCTTCCATTCCATTCTGCCATGGCACAAGAATCACGGCTTGCAAACATGAAGGAGTTCACAAAACCTCATTCTGGAAAGTACTCACTATTTTTGGTTTGCACTGATAG AGCATCACGTGGAATTGATTTTGTTGGTGTGGATCATGTTATACTCTTTGACTTTCCACGTGATCCAAGTGAATATGTGCGGCGTGTAGGAAGAACTGCCAGAGGTGCGAATGGGAAGGGCAAGGCATTTATCTTTGTGGTTGGAAAACAAGTTTCCCTTGCACAAAAGATAATGGAGAGAAATCAAAAAGGTCACCCACTGCATGATGTGCCATCGGCATATGAGCTTATGAGTTAA
- the LOC8262603 gene encoding rhomboid-like protein 14, mitochondrial isoform X2, whose translation MERSGGRLPRGMLPLLAIHAVSEYYRLPWKPPVTAGLLAANTLIYLRPAFLRPILPSIHDVWFNPYLILKDGDLKRFFLSAFYHVGESHLVYNMMSLLWKGIQLETSMGSVEFASMVAALLTMSQVVLNSQSDNYTHVHGLVVPARHAAWAELILIQMFVPGVSFLGHLGGILAGILYLKLKGIYSGSDPLTLIIKNLTSILSWPLRLVKGLFGPRQQQISGRGTVGGSQAGRAVLRVWRCQACTYDNYSSSSVCEMCGNSLPSYRLPRQFDDLSLEEIRRRRIERFGR comes from the exons ATGGAGAGAAGCGGAGGGAGGTTACCGAGGGGAATGTTGCCTCTGCTGGCAATACACGCTGTGAGTGAGTACTATAGGCTTCCGTGGAAACCTCCTGTCACGGCGGGGCTTCTCGCCGCCAATACTCTCATCTATTTGAGACCGGCCTTCCTCCGTCCTATTCTTCCTTCTATCCACGACGTCTGGTTCAATCCTTACCTTATTCTCAAG GATGGGGACCTCAAACGCTTCTTTCTATCAGCATTCTACCATGTTGGGGAGTCTCATCTGGTATACAATATGATGTCTCTCTTGTGGAAGGGTATCCAGTTGGAAACTTCAATGGGAAGTGTTGAATTTGCATCTATGGTCGCTGCGTTGCTGACTATGTCCCAGG TCGTCCTCAATTCTCAGTCTGATAACTATACACATGTGCATGGACTAGTCGTACCAGCACGCCATGCTGCATGGGCTGAATTGATTCTTATCCAAATGTTTGTTCCTGGAGTCTCATTCCTTGGCCACCTTGGTGGAATACTTGCTGGAATTCTCTATCTGAAGTTGAAAGGAATATATTCAGGTTCAGACCCACTGACTTTAATCATCAAAAATCTTACCAGCATATTGAGCTGGCCTTTAAGGCTCGTGAAAGGCTTATTTGGACCCAGGCAACAGCAGATTTCTGGACGGGGAACTGTTGGTGGGAGTCAGGCTGGAAGGGCTGTATTGAGGGTGTGGAGGTGCCAAGCATGCACATATGATAATTATAGTTCATCAAGTGTATGTGAAATGTGTGGGAATAGTTTGCCATCATATCGGTTGCCACGTCAGTTTGATGACCTTTCCTTGGAAGAGATACGCCGGCGAAGGATTGAAAGATTTGGTCGATGA
- the LOC8262603 gene encoding rhomboid-like protein 14, mitochondrial isoform X1 translates to MERSGGRLPRGMLPLLAIHAVSEYYRLPWKPPVTAGLLAANTLIYLRPAFLRPILPSIHDVWFNPYLILKDGDLKRFFLSAFYHVGESHLVYNMMSLLWKGIQLETSMGSVEFASMVAALLTMSQGITLLLAKSLLLFFDYGRPFYSEYAVGFSGVLFAMKVVLNSQSDNYTHVHGLVVPARHAAWAELILIQMFVPGVSFLGHLGGILAGILYLKLKGIYSGSDPLTLIIKNLTSILSWPLRLVKGLFGPRQQQISGRGTVGGSQAGRAVLRVWRCQACTYDNYSSSSVCEMCGNSLPSYRLPRQFDDLSLEEIRRRRIERFGR, encoded by the exons ATGGAGAGAAGCGGAGGGAGGTTACCGAGGGGAATGTTGCCTCTGCTGGCAATACACGCTGTGAGTGAGTACTATAGGCTTCCGTGGAAACCTCCTGTCACGGCGGGGCTTCTCGCCGCCAATACTCTCATCTATTTGAGACCGGCCTTCCTCCGTCCTATTCTTCCTTCTATCCACGACGTCTGGTTCAATCCTTACCTTATTCTCAAG GATGGGGACCTCAAACGCTTCTTTCTATCAGCATTCTACCATGTTGGGGAGTCTCATCTGGTATACAATATGATGTCTCTCTTGTGGAAGGGTATCCAGTTGGAAACTTCAATGGGAAGTGTTGAATTTGCATCTATGGTCGCTGCGTTGCTGACTATGTCCCAGGGTATCACACTGCTACTTGCTAAGTCCCTTCTCTTGTTCTTTGATTATGGCAGACCTTTTTATTCTGAATATGCTGTTGGGTTTTCTGGTGTTCTATTTGCAATGAAAGTCGTCCTCAATTCTCAGTCTGATAACTATACACATGTGCATGGACTAGTCGTACCAGCACGCCATGCTGCATGGGCTGAATTGATTCTTATCCAAATGTTTGTTCCTGGAGTCTCATTCCTTGGCCACCTTGGTGGAATACTTGCTGGAATTCTCTATCTGAAGTTGAAAGGAATATATTCAGGTTCAGACCCACTGACTTTAATCATCAAAAATCTTACCAGCATATTGAGCTGGCCTTTAAGGCTCGTGAAAGGCTTATTTGGACCCAGGCAACAGCAGATTTCTGGACGGGGAACTGTTGGTGGGAGTCAGGCTGGAAGGGCTGTATTGAGGGTGTGGAGGTGCCAAGCATGCACATATGATAATTATAGTTCATCAAGTGTATGTGAAATGTGTGGGAATAGTTTGCCATCATATCGGTTGCCACGTCAGTTTGATGACCTTTCCTTGGAAGAGATACGCCGGCGAAGGATTGAAAGATTTGGTCGATGA
- the LOC8262602 gene encoding F-box/kelch-repeat protein At1g16250 isoform X1, with translation MTIRESIHQPIIPGLPDDLALRCLAKLSHGHHGLLETVSKRWRNLIRSLDYGHYKSREGWCGNWLFVLTEQSKNQWVAYDPEADRWHPLPNSSEDYAGWQHFGFSCVCVSNRLLVIGGSYMPNDSSLPHQKPLITDQVLQFDPFKKEWKSMARMRTPRSHFACSVISGKVYVAGGRNLSCTRGLALAEVYDPLLDKNCRWDELPPMPNPQTDCLGLSYKGKLHVLSDQVGLSDMNASQVFEPSKESWCIVKDIWPFSRAMQFSVQVMGDGQVYTVVDWGESLIKTRDSEKGEWYNVGAVPSVILHNHTRALEAFGYGFATLREELFVLGGKVLKWEEAGNGRFDIVRLDLVRVCNPIVRPLNWKEARPMCRPARGSILGCASLEE, from the exons ATGACTATCAG GGAATCTATACATCAGCCTATCATTCCTGGATTGCCAGATGACCTGGCCTTGCGATGCCTAGCAAAGTTGTCCCATGGGCACCATGGACTGCTTGAAACAGTCTCAAAGAGGTGGAGAAATTTAATTCGCAGCTTAGACTATGGACACTACAAATCTAGAGAAGGATGGTGTGGGAATTGGCTGTTTGTACTTACTGAACAATCCAAGAACCAGTGGGTGGCCTATGATCCTGAAGCTGATAGGTGGCATCCTCTACCAAATTCTTCAGAGGATTATGCTGGTTGGCAACACTTCGGGTTTTCTTGTGTTTGTGTTTCTAATCGGCTCCTAGTGATTGGTGGATCctatatgcccaatgattctTCACTACCTCATCAAAAGCCTTTGATAACTGATCAGGTGTTGCAGTTTGATCCATTTAAGAAAGAATGGAAAAGCATGGCAAGAATGCGAACACCGCGTTCTCATTTTGCATGCAGTGTTATCTCCGGTAAGGTTTATGTTGCTGGGGGACGCAACTTATCTTGCACCAGAGGGCTTGCCCTTGCTGAGGTTTATGATCCACTGCTAGATAA AAATTGCAGATGGGACGAATTGCCACCAATGCCGAACCCACAGACGGATTGCTTAGGTTTATCATACAAAGGCAAACTTCACGTATTGAGTGACCAGGTAGGCCTTTCAGACATGAATGCGTCTCAAGTTTTTGAGCCATCAAAGGAATCATGGTGCATAGTGAAGGACATTTGGCCTTTCTCAAGGGCGATGCAATTCTCAGTTCAGGTCATGGGTGATGGTCAAGTATATACTGTTGTTGACTGGGGTGAAAGCTTGATTAAAACAAGAGATTCTGAAAAAGGAGAATGGTATAATGTTGGTGCAGTTCCTTCAGTCATTCTTCACAACCACACAAGGGCACTGGAAGCCTTTGGTTATGGATTTGCTACTTTGAGAGAGGAATTATTTGTTTTGGGTGGAAAGGTTCTCAAGTGGGAAGAAGCAGGAAATGGGAGATTTGACATTGTGAGATTGGATTTGGTGAGGGTTTGCAATCCCATAGTCAGACCATTAAATTGGAAAGAAGCTAGACCAATGTGCAGGCCAGCACGGGGCTCCATACTGGGATGTGCATCTTTGGAGGAGTGA
- the LOC8262602 gene encoding F-box/kelch-repeat protein At1g16250 isoform X2, producing the protein MTIRESIHQPIIPGLPDDLALRCLAKLSHGHHGLLETVSKRWRNLIRSLDYGHYKSREGWCGNWLFVLTEQSKNQWVAYDPEADRWHPLPNSSEDYAGWQHFGFSCVCVSNRLLVIGGSYMPNDSSLPHQKPLITDQVLQFDPFKKEWKSMARMRTPRSHFACSVISGKVYVAGGRNLSCTRGLALAEVYDPLLDKWDELPPMPNPQTDCLGLSYKGKLHVLSDQVGLSDMNASQVFEPSKESWCIVKDIWPFSRAMQFSVQVMGDGQVYTVVDWGESLIKTRDSEKGEWYNVGAVPSVILHNHTRALEAFGYGFATLREELFVLGGKVLKWEEAGNGRFDIVRLDLVRVCNPIVRPLNWKEARPMCRPARGSILGCASLEE; encoded by the exons ATGACTATCAG GGAATCTATACATCAGCCTATCATTCCTGGATTGCCAGATGACCTGGCCTTGCGATGCCTAGCAAAGTTGTCCCATGGGCACCATGGACTGCTTGAAACAGTCTCAAAGAGGTGGAGAAATTTAATTCGCAGCTTAGACTATGGACACTACAAATCTAGAGAAGGATGGTGTGGGAATTGGCTGTTTGTACTTACTGAACAATCCAAGAACCAGTGGGTGGCCTATGATCCTGAAGCTGATAGGTGGCATCCTCTACCAAATTCTTCAGAGGATTATGCTGGTTGGCAACACTTCGGGTTTTCTTGTGTTTGTGTTTCTAATCGGCTCCTAGTGATTGGTGGATCctatatgcccaatgattctTCACTACCTCATCAAAAGCCTTTGATAACTGATCAGGTGTTGCAGTTTGATCCATTTAAGAAAGAATGGAAAAGCATGGCAAGAATGCGAACACCGCGTTCTCATTTTGCATGCAGTGTTATCTCCGGTAAGGTTTATGTTGCTGGGGGACGCAACTTATCTTGCACCAGAGGGCTTGCCCTTGCTGAGGTTTATGATCCACTGCTAGATAA ATGGGACGAATTGCCACCAATGCCGAACCCACAGACGGATTGCTTAGGTTTATCATACAAAGGCAAACTTCACGTATTGAGTGACCAGGTAGGCCTTTCAGACATGAATGCGTCTCAAGTTTTTGAGCCATCAAAGGAATCATGGTGCATAGTGAAGGACATTTGGCCTTTCTCAAGGGCGATGCAATTCTCAGTTCAGGTCATGGGTGATGGTCAAGTATATACTGTTGTTGACTGGGGTGAAAGCTTGATTAAAACAAGAGATTCTGAAAAAGGAGAATGGTATAATGTTGGTGCAGTTCCTTCAGTCATTCTTCACAACCACACAAGGGCACTGGAAGCCTTTGGTTATGGATTTGCTACTTTGAGAGAGGAATTATTTGTTTTGGGTGGAAAGGTTCTCAAGTGGGAAGAAGCAGGAAATGGGAGATTTGACATTGTGAGATTGGATTTGGTGAGGGTTTGCAATCCCATAGTCAGACCATTAAATTGGAAAGAAGCTAGACCAATGTGCAGGCCAGCACGGGGCTCCATACTGGGATGTGCATCTTTGGAGGAGTGA
- the LOC8262602 gene encoding F-box/kelch-repeat protein At1g16250 isoform X3 produces MESIHQPIIPGLPDDLALRCLAKLSHGHHGLLETVSKRWRNLIRSLDYGHYKSREGWCGNWLFVLTEQSKNQWVAYDPEADRWHPLPNSSEDYAGWQHFGFSCVCVSNRLLVIGGSYMPNDSSLPHQKPLITDQVLQFDPFKKEWKSMARMRTPRSHFACSVISGKVYVAGGRNLSCTRGLALAEVYDPLLDKNCRWDELPPMPNPQTDCLGLSYKGKLHVLSDQVGLSDMNASQVFEPSKESWCIVKDIWPFSRAMQFSVQVMGDGQVYTVVDWGESLIKTRDSEKGEWYNVGAVPSVILHNHTRALEAFGYGFATLREELFVLGGKVLKWEEAGNGRFDIVRLDLVRVCNPIVRPLNWKEARPMCRPARGSILGCASLEE; encoded by the exons AT GGAATCTATACATCAGCCTATCATTCCTGGATTGCCAGATGACCTGGCCTTGCGATGCCTAGCAAAGTTGTCCCATGGGCACCATGGACTGCTTGAAACAGTCTCAAAGAGGTGGAGAAATTTAATTCGCAGCTTAGACTATGGACACTACAAATCTAGAGAAGGATGGTGTGGGAATTGGCTGTTTGTACTTACTGAACAATCCAAGAACCAGTGGGTGGCCTATGATCCTGAAGCTGATAGGTGGCATCCTCTACCAAATTCTTCAGAGGATTATGCTGGTTGGCAACACTTCGGGTTTTCTTGTGTTTGTGTTTCTAATCGGCTCCTAGTGATTGGTGGATCctatatgcccaatgattctTCACTACCTCATCAAAAGCCTTTGATAACTGATCAGGTGTTGCAGTTTGATCCATTTAAGAAAGAATGGAAAAGCATGGCAAGAATGCGAACACCGCGTTCTCATTTTGCATGCAGTGTTATCTCCGGTAAGGTTTATGTTGCTGGGGGACGCAACTTATCTTGCACCAGAGGGCTTGCCCTTGCTGAGGTTTATGATCCACTGCTAGATAA AAATTGCAGATGGGACGAATTGCCACCAATGCCGAACCCACAGACGGATTGCTTAGGTTTATCATACAAAGGCAAACTTCACGTATTGAGTGACCAGGTAGGCCTTTCAGACATGAATGCGTCTCAAGTTTTTGAGCCATCAAAGGAATCATGGTGCATAGTGAAGGACATTTGGCCTTTCTCAAGGGCGATGCAATTCTCAGTTCAGGTCATGGGTGATGGTCAAGTATATACTGTTGTTGACTGGGGTGAAAGCTTGATTAAAACAAGAGATTCTGAAAAAGGAGAATGGTATAATGTTGGTGCAGTTCCTTCAGTCATTCTTCACAACCACACAAGGGCACTGGAAGCCTTTGGTTATGGATTTGCTACTTTGAGAGAGGAATTATTTGTTTTGGGTGGAAAGGTTCTCAAGTGGGAAGAAGCAGGAAATGGGAGATTTGACATTGTGAGATTGGATTTGGTGAGGGTTTGCAATCCCATAGTCAGACCATTAAATTGGAAAGAAGCTAGACCAATGTGCAGGCCAGCACGGGGCTCCATACTGGGATGTGCATCTTTGGAGGAGTGA